DNA from Bacteroides zoogleoformans:
TATCCCTTGCTTTTTCTGTTTTGAATAGGCATATTGTACTCCTGCAAGCTGTAAAGGTATGAAAAACTCTTGAAACTAAGACTGATTCTAAAGAAAATATTGAGGACTTATGTATTCTTTCTTGAAAAGGTCTTATTTTTGTCGCGAAATTAATAAGTCTTTTTATGCTTAGTTTTATATCTTGTGCAAAGACCATGACGTCGGACAGCTCTGTTGTAGTGCCTCGAGTCACTGTTCCCCGGTTTGAGGCGGAGGCCTTGTTGAATGCGTTGGAGCTGTCGCAATATTCCGTATCGGAGTTGGCAAGACTTTTGCGGGTGAATGGCAAGATTGCGGCAGAGAACAACCTGCGCTTCCACGATTTCTGTTCGGAGGACAACCGCCCTGTTCCCGCTATCTGCGCTTATACAGGGGCCGTGTTCAAACATATCTTGCCGGAAGAATTTACGGCGGACGATTTTGGTTATGCCCAAGACCATTTGCTTATCACTTCTTTTCTTTACGGATTGCTTCGACCGTTGGACGGTATCAGGCTTTATCGTCTGGAAGGCGATGTACGTCTGCCGGGAAAAGGAGGAATTTCAATGTTTGATTATTGGAAACCTTTGCTGACGGATTATTTCATTGCAGCAATCAAACGTCAAGGTGGAGTGCTTGTTTATCTGGCAAGCAATGAAATGAAAGATTTGTTCGACTGGAAGCGGGTGGAGCAGGAAGTGCGTGTGGTCACTCTCGATTTTCAGGTGATAAAAGGCGGCGAGCTGAAAACGATAGTAATTTATGTCAAGATGTGTCGTGGAGAGATGGTACGTCATATCATCAAGAACCGCATCAATCGTCCGGAAGAACTGAAAACTTTTACATGGGAAGGCTTTGCTTTGGACGAGGATCGGAGCACGGAGAATCATTTGCAGTTCGTTTTGAGGTGAGTTACCGCTTCGGTGTCAAGGCCTGCCTTGGAGCTTTTTCCTTTT
Protein-coding regions in this window:
- a CDS encoding YaaA family protein is translated as MLSFISCAKTMTSDSSVVVPRVTVPRFEAEALLNALELSQYSVSELARLLRVNGKIAAENNLRFHDFCSEDNRPVPAICAYTGAVFKHILPEEFTADDFGYAQDHLLITSFLYGLLRPLDGIRLYRLEGDVRLPGKGGISMFDYWKPLLTDYFIAAIKRQGGVLVYLASNEMKDLFDWKRVEQEVRVVTLDFQVIKGGELKTIVIYVKMCRGEMVRHIIKNRINRPEELKTFTWEGFALDEDRSTENHLQFVLR